In Panacibacter ginsenosidivorans, the following proteins share a genomic window:
- a CDS encoding alpha/beta fold hydrolase: MKIFVTLLIICFCWIIFAQSCMRFRTSDSLAEEDFKKQSIPFKTFYDTIDKHIIHYVMSGVDSLPTLVFIHGSPGSWDAFEHYLKDSALLQHYRMISIDRPGFGYSEYGNAINLQLQCDLMAKVIQHFSNGKPMCLIGHSLGGPAVVKITGEHHELPITNLVILAGSVDPSEENPESWRATLDRTPLRYMIPGAMRPSNAELLLFKQDVDGIPADLNKVTCRVLIMHGDKDTFVPPGNALFAQKNLINAKEVKLVWFKDEKHFIPWTKFKEIRDSLLELNMN; the protein is encoded by the coding sequence ATGAAAATATTTGTTACATTACTTATTATTTGTTTCTGCTGGATCATTTTTGCACAAAGCTGTATGCGGTTCAGAACAAGCGATAGCCTTGCTGAAGAAGATTTCAAAAAGCAGTCCATTCCTTTCAAAACCTTTTATGATACAATTGACAAACATATCATTCACTATGTAATGTCTGGTGTAGATTCTTTACCCACACTTGTTTTTATTCATGGTTCTCCCGGTAGTTGGGATGCATTTGAACATTACTTAAAAGATAGTGCGCTATTGCAACATTATCGCATGATAAGTATCGACAGACCTGGCTTTGGATACAGCGAATATGGTAATGCTATAAACCTTCAGCTTCAATGTGACCTCATGGCTAAGGTTATTCAACATTTTTCAAATGGCAAACCCATGTGTTTGATCGGTCATAGTCTTGGCGGGCCCGCTGTAGTAAAGATTACAGGAGAGCATCATGAATTACCCATCACTAACCTTGTTATTCTTGCAGGCTCAGTTGATCCTTCTGAAGAAAATCCTGAAAGCTGGCGTGCAACACTCGACCGCACACCTTTGCGTTATATGATTCCCGGCGCTATGCGGCCCAGCAATGCAGAGTTACTTTTATTTAAACAGGATGTTGATGGTATACCCGCAGATCTGAATAAAGTAACCTGTCGTGTGCTTATTATGCATGGAGATAAAGACACATTTGTTCCGCCCGGTAATGCATTATTTGCACAAAAAAATTTGATCAATGCCAAAGAAGTAAAACTTGTCTGGTTCAAAGATGAAAAACATTTTATACCATGGACGAAGTTTAAAGAGATCCGTGATTCGCTACTGGAGCTGAATATGAATTAG
- a CDS encoding protein-L-isoaspartate(D-aspartate) O-methyltransferase, protein MRNYKDDWYHKGLRKQLIEQLRSKGITDEHVLTAINNIPRHYFLDSAFDKIAYEDRAFPIAEGQTISQPYTVAYQTQLLQVKRNEKVLEIGTGSMYQAAVLAEMGARVYTIERQKKLFEHNKSFFYRTKYPNIKFFYGDGFEGLPAFVPFDKIIITAAAPYIPPKLVAQMKTGGFMVIPVDEGNKQRMLRIIKNEDGTYKEELFDYFSFVPMLGGKNG, encoded by the coding sequence ATGAGAAATTATAAGGATGACTGGTATCACAAAGGTTTAAGAAAACAACTCATCGAACAGTTGCGCAGCAAAGGCATTACAGATGAGCATGTGCTTACCGCCATCAATAATATTCCACGCCATTATTTTTTAGATTCTGCTTTTGACAAGATCGCTTATGAAGACAGGGCATTTCCTATTGCAGAAGGTCAAACAATTTCTCAACCTTATACTGTTGCTTACCAAACTCAATTGCTGCAGGTAAAACGAAATGAAAAAGTTTTAGAGATCGGGACTGGAAGCATGTACCAGGCTGCGGTACTTGCAGAAATGGGTGCAAGAGTTTATACAATCGAGCGACAAAAAAAATTATTCGAGCACAACAAATCTTTTTTTTATCGTACTAAATATCCCAATATAAAATTTTTCTACGGCGATGGTTTTGAAGGCCTGCCTGCGTTTGTACCTTTTGATAAAATAATCATTACTGCCGCTGCACCATATATCCCACCAAAGCTTGTTGCGCAAATGAAGACAGGCGGCTTCATGGTTATTCCTGTTGATGAAGGAAACAAACAACGCATGTTACGCATTATTAAAAATGAAGATGGCACTTACAAAGAAGAACTCTTTGATTATTTTTCTTTTGTGCCGATGCTTGGAGGCAAGAATGGATAG
- a CDS encoding sialate O-acetylesterase → MKKISLFTFCFFTFCFSYSNVSLPKLFTDHMVLQRGKQIPVWGWANVNEKITVQFNTQTKTTKAGKDGKWMLQLDAENAGGPFVLTITGKNSITINDVLVGEVWICSGQSNMEFTVRNSINAEQEIATANYPMIHHFLVAKDVSAKPLDDIKAGEWKVCSPETVGDFTAVGFYFARELYNQLRVPIGLIHTSWGGTHSETWTSREAFENSDEFKSMITGMPNLNLDSLSAEKNKAMMKKIQSLQPDFGKPVNEDEWKNNNYDDSKWPIMQLPSLWEQKGLDGVDGIIWFRKLIEVGAADAGKAAVLQLSMIDDNDITYVNGVKVGSTNAYNAQRKYTIPAGVIKAGRNIIAVRVEDTGGGGGIYGETSDMKITIENNVQSLAGDWLYQVASLQKANSSVGPNDYPTLLFNAMLKPLIPYAMQGVLWYQGESNAGRAYQYRKAFPLMISDWRKQWNAGNFPFYFVQLASFNSANGNSKDGSTWAELREAQTMTLSLPHTGMAVTTDIGTSNDIHPKNKQDVGKRLAAIALHDVYNKQIEYSGPMYQSMQVDGNKIIISFTHVGAGLVAKDKYGYIRGFEIAGADKQFHYAKAMIQGDKIVVFADEVNNPVTVHFGWTDDAGEDNLFNKDGFPASPFRTDNWKGITEENKFTIQ, encoded by the coding sequence CAAATACCTGTTTGGGGTTGGGCGAATGTCAATGAAAAAATAACTGTTCAATTCAACACGCAAACAAAAACAACAAAGGCAGGTAAAGATGGAAAGTGGATGCTGCAGTTAGATGCAGAAAATGCAGGTGGACCTTTTGTATTAACAATAACAGGAAAGAACAGTATAACAATAAACGATGTACTCGTTGGAGAAGTTTGGATCTGCAGCGGTCAAAGCAATATGGAATTTACTGTGCGCAACAGTATTAATGCAGAGCAGGAAATAGCAACAGCTAATTACCCGATGATCCATCATTTTCTTGTTGCAAAAGATGTAAGTGCAAAACCACTGGATGATATAAAAGCGGGAGAGTGGAAAGTATGTTCTCCTGAAACGGTCGGAGATTTTACTGCCGTTGGATTTTATTTTGCCCGTGAATTATACAACCAATTGAGGGTACCTATTGGTTTGATCCATACATCATGGGGAGGCACACATTCAGAAACATGGACAAGCCGTGAAGCATTTGAGAACAGCGATGAATTTAAAAGTATGATCACTGGAATGCCAAACCTGAATCTTGATTCATTATCTGCGGAAAAGAATAAAGCAATGATGAAAAAGATCCAATCATTGCAACCTGATTTTGGTAAACCAGTTAATGAAGACGAATGGAAGAATAATAATTATGATGACAGTAAATGGCCAATAATGCAGTTGCCATCTTTATGGGAGCAAAAAGGTCTTGATGGTGTTGATGGAATTATCTGGTTTAGAAAATTAATTGAGGTAGGTGCAGCAGATGCAGGAAAAGCAGCGGTGCTACAATTATCAATGATCGACGACAATGATATTACTTATGTGAATGGTGTAAAGGTTGGCAGCACTAATGCATACAATGCACAAAGAAAATATACTATACCTGCTGGTGTTATAAAAGCCGGTAGAAATATTATTGCTGTTCGTGTTGAAGATACAGGTGGTGGCGGTGGAATTTATGGAGAAACATCGGATATGAAAATTACAATAGAAAACAATGTGCAATCACTAGCCGGAGATTGGCTTTACCAGGTTGCATCTTTACAAAAAGCAAATTCATCAGTTGGTCCGAATGATTATCCAACACTTTTATTCAATGCAATGTTGAAGCCATTAATACCTTATGCCATGCAAGGTGTTTTATGGTACCAGGGAGAATCAAATGCAGGACGTGCGTATCAATACCGCAAGGCATTTCCACTAATGATATCAGATTGGCGCAAGCAATGGAATGCAGGAAACTTTCCCTTTTATTTTGTGCAGCTTGCCAGTTTCAATTCTGCAAATGGCAACAGTAAAGATGGCAGCACATGGGCTGAGTTAAGAGAAGCACAAACGATGACATTATCTTTACCACATACAGGTATGGCTGTTACAACAGACATTGGCACATCAAATGATATTCATCCGAAAAATAAACAGGATGTTGGTAAACGTCTTGCTGCCATTGCATTACACGATGTATATAATAAACAAATAGAATACAGTGGCCCAATGTATCAATCCATGCAGGTTGATGGTAATAAGATCATTATTTCTTTTACACATGTAGGTGCTGGTCTTGTTGCAAAAGATAAATATGGATATATAAGAGGTTTTGAAATTGCAGGTGCTGATAAACAATTTCATTATGCAAAAGCAATGATACAGGGTGATAAGATCGTTGTATTTGCAGATGAAGTAAACAATCCTGTTACGGTTCACTTTGGCTGGACAGATGATGCTGGTGAAGACAATCTTTTCAACAAAGACGGCTTCCCTGCATCACCATTCAGAACAGATAACTGGAAAGGTATAACAGAAGAGAATAAGTTTACTATTCAGTAA